One part of the Oceanihabitans sp. IOP_32 genome encodes these proteins:
- a CDS encoding rhodanese-like domain-containing protein gives MENLSQEKWVSQIEEDKDAVIIDVRTEDEVAEGIIENAIHIDIHGGQDFIDKLEALDKSKNFYVYCRSGNRSGQACSIMVQLGFVRAYNLEGGILEWEGNLVDLD, from the coding sequence ATGGAAAATTTAAGTCAAGAAAAATGGGTGTCGCAAATCGAAGAAGATAAAGACGCGGTTATTATTGATGTAAGAACAGAAGACGAGGTAGCAGAGGGTATAATAGAAAATGCGATACATATTGATATTCATGGGGGGCAAGATTTTATTGATAAATTAGAGGCTTTAGATAAAAGTAAAAATTTTTATGTGTATTGTAGGTCTGGTAATAGAAGCGGGCAAGCCTGTAGCATTATGGTTCAACTAGGTTTTGTTAGGGCTTACAATCTTGAAGGTGGTATATTAGAGTGGGAAGGCAACCTTGTTGATTTAGACTAA
- the trpB gene encoding tryptophan synthase subunit beta codes for MNYNVNEKGYYGEFGGAYIPEMLYPNVEELRQNYLKIMAEPDFKAEFDKLLKDYVGRPSPLYFAKRLSEKYNTKIYLKREDLNHTGAHKINNTIGQILMAKRLGKTRIIAETGAGQHGVATATVCALMGLECIVYMGEIDIARQAPNVARMKMLGAKVVPAMSGSRTLKDATNEAIRDWINNPVNTHYIIGSAIGPHPYPDMVTRFQAVISEEIKWQLNAHEGRENPDYVVACIGGGSNAAGTFYHYLHEKDVNIIAVEAAGLGVDSGESAATSVLGKEGIIHGCKTLLMQTNDGQITEPYSISAGLDYPGVGPMHAHLCQTGRAEFIAITDDDAMTAGLDLCKLEGIIPAIESSHALAIFEHKTFKPDDIVVVSLSGRGDKDLENYIEYFNI; via the coding sequence ATGAATTATAACGTAAACGAAAAAGGCTATTACGGCGAATTTGGAGGTGCATACATACCAGAAATGCTGTACCCAAACGTAGAAGAATTACGCCAAAACTATCTAAAAATCATGGCCGAACCAGATTTTAAGGCAGAGTTCGATAAACTTCTAAAAGACTATGTGGGCAGGCCTTCACCGCTCTATTTTGCAAAACGTCTTTCAGAAAAATACAACACCAAGATTTATTTAAAACGCGAAGATTTAAACCATACAGGGGCGCACAAAATAAATAACACCATTGGTCAAATCCTCATGGCAAAACGTTTGGGTAAAACCCGAATTATTGCCGAAACCGGCGCTGGACAACACGGTGTGGCAACGGCCACGGTCTGTGCCTTAATGGGTCTTGAATGCATTGTTTATATGGGTGAAATCGATATTGCACGACAAGCGCCAAACGTGGCTAGAATGAAAATGTTAGGCGCAAAAGTAGTGCCTGCCATGTCTGGAAGTCGCACCTTAAAAGACGCCACCAACGAAGCCATTCGCGATTGGATAAACAACCCTGTAAACACGCATTACATTATTGGCTCAGCCATTGGTCCGCACCCTTATCCAGATATGGTAACGCGCTTTCAAGCGGTAATCTCAGAAGAAATTAAATGGCAATTAAACGCACACGAAGGTCGAGAAAACCCAGATTATGTTGTGGCCTGTATTGGCGGTGGCAGTAACGCTGCTGGTACCTTTTACCACTATTTACACGAAAAAGACGTGAATATTATCGCTGTGGAGGCCGCAGGTTTAGGTGTCGATTCTGGCGAAAGTGCAGCCACATCGGTTTTAGGCAAAGAAGGCATTATTCACGGTTGTAAAACCTTACTGATGCAGACTAACGACGGACAAATAACCGAGCCTTATTCCATTTCGGCAGGATTAGATTATCCTGGAGTTGGTCCCATGCATGCCCATTTATGCCAAACTGGACGTGCCGAATTTATAGCTATTACAGACGATGATGCCATGACGGCTGGTCTGGATTTATGCAAACTAGAAGGCATTATCCCGGCCATTGAAAGTTCGCACGCTTTGGCTATTTTCGAGCATAAAACCTTTAAACCAGACGATATTGTAGTGGTGAGTTTATCGGGTCGCGGCGATAAAGATTTAGAGAATTATATTGAGTATTTTAACATATAG
- a CDS encoding VF530 family DNA-binding protein, with translation METQPNNPLHGIKLEQIINDLVAHYGWEYMGYTIKIKCFTDNPSVKSSLKFLRRTPWARTKVETMYLKM, from the coding sequence ATGGAAACACAACCTAACAACCCATTACACGGTATAAAACTAGAGCAGATTATAAACGATTTGGTCGCGCATTACGGGTGGGAATATATGGGTTACACCATTAAAATTAAGTGTTTTACCGATAATCCTTCGGTAAAGTCGAGCTTAAAATTTTTGCGACGCACCCCTTGGGCCAGAACCAAAGTGGAAACTATGTATTTAAAGATGTAG
- a CDS encoding TlpA disulfide reductase family protein produces MKLKALIIAVVLISSCNTKNKNIESLTESNKAQVVKNTAYQDLEVFDFKGFEKFLNRKDDKIYVINFWATWCAPCIKELPYFELINTEYGDKNVEVILVSLDFPHLYESKLKPFIKENQLHSKVIALDDADMNSWIPKVDKSWSGSIPATLIYKKDMRKFFEQAFDYKTLKAEVAKFLK; encoded by the coding sequence ATGAAACTAAAAGCATTAATTATTGCCGTAGTATTAATTTCCAGTTGCAATACTAAAAATAAGAATATTGAGAGTTTAACTGAAAGTAACAAAGCCCAGGTAGTTAAAAATACCGCATATCAAGATTTAGAAGTTTTCGATTTTAAAGGTTTTGAGAAATTTTTAAATCGAAAAGACGACAAAATATACGTGATAAATTTTTGGGCCACCTGGTGTGCACCTTGCATAAAGGAACTACCATATTTTGAGCTCATAAACACAGAATATGGCGATAAAAACGTGGAAGTCATTTTGGTAAGCCTAGATTTTCCGCATTTATACGAATCTAAATTAAAGCCATTTATAAAGGAGAATCAATTGCACTCTAAAGTCATCGCTTTAGACGATGCCGATATGAATTCATGGATTCCTAAAGTGGATAAAAGTTGGTCTGGATCTATTCCCGCAACCCTTATTTATAAAAAGGATATGCGTAAATTTTTCGAACAAGCATTCGATTACAAAACACTTAAAGCAGAAGTTGCTAAATTCTTAAAATAA
- a CDS encoding GIY-YIG nuclease family protein, producing the protein MDLHYVYILTNKNHTVLYVGRSKQLKKRLKQHKNNNLKTFTGRYNVYKLVYFETTKYVNNSIKRERQIKKWNRAWKENLIKDMNPDWKDLSEYI; encoded by the coding sequence GTGGATTTACACTACGTTTACATATTAACAAATAAAAACCATACTGTGCTTTATGTAGGTCGTTCAAAACAATTAAAAAAAAGATTAAAACAACACAAAAACAATAATTTAAAAACTTTTACAGGTCGATATAATGTGTATAAACTCGTCTATTTTGAAACGACAAAATATGTAAACAATTCAATTAAAAGAGAACGCCAAATAAAAAAATGGAATAGAGCATGGAAAGAGAATTTAATTAAGGATATGAATCCAGATTGGAAAGATCTATCAGAATATATTTAA
- a CDS encoding anthranilate synthase component II, producing MRVLVIDNYDSFTYNLVHYLEDLNCDVTVIRNDKLTLEEVEPFHKILLSPGPGIPDEAGLLKPIIEKYAPTKSILGVCLGQQAIAEVFGGALINLDDVYHGVSTKTTITVDDESLFDGLEKNIEVGRYHSWVVHPNLPDSLEATSFDENGQIMSLRHRIFDVKGVQYHPESVLTPNGKQMLKNWIDN from the coding sequence ATGAGAGTATTAGTAATAGATAATTACGATAGTTTTACATACAATCTTGTTCATTACTTAGAAGATTTAAACTGTGATGTTACCGTAATTAGAAACGACAAATTAACCCTAGAAGAGGTTGAACCTTTTCACAAAATACTGCTATCACCAGGTCCAGGCATTCCAGACGAGGCTGGTTTACTAAAACCGATTATAGAAAAATACGCCCCAACTAAAAGCATCTTGGGCGTGTGTTTAGGGCAACAAGCCATTGCCGAAGTATTTGGAGGTGCGCTTATTAATTTAGACGATGTATATCACGGTGTTTCCACAAAAACAACCATTACTGTAGATGATGAATCTCTATTCGATGGTTTAGAGAAAAATATAGAAGTTGGCCGTTACCACTCATGGGTGGTCCACCCCAACTTACCAGATAGTTTAGAAGCCACTTCTTTTGATGAAAACGGACAAATCATGTCGTTAAGACACAGAATATTCGATGTAAAAGGCGTGCAATACCATCCAGAATCGGTATTGACGCCAAACGGAAAACAAATGCTTAAAAATTGGATAGACAATTAA
- the trpC gene encoding indole-3-glycerol phosphate synthase TrpC, with protein MNILDKIVIDKRKEVDLKKQLIPIEVFENTPFFNHKTISLSKKLRSSNTGIIAEFKRKSPSKSVINNTASVKDVAIGYELAGVCGMSVLTDEIYFGGTLDDLITAREHCNLPLLRKEFIIDEYQILEAKAFGADAILLIAAILTRAEIKQFSELAKSLKLDVLLEVHNEAELQKSIMPSLDLLGVNNRNLKTFELSLETSKSLSKLIPDDFVKVSESGISSIEAIKELKPYGYQGFLIGENFMKTDNPGASATEFIKSLL; from the coding sequence ATGAATATATTAGATAAAATAGTAATCGATAAGCGCAAAGAAGTGGATTTAAAAAAACAATTAATCCCTATAGAGGTATTTGAAAACACACCTTTTTTTAATCATAAAACCATTTCATTATCAAAAAAATTAAGGTCTAGTAACACTGGTATTATTGCAGAATTTAAAAGAAAATCACCTTCAAAATCAGTAATTAACAATACGGCTAGTGTTAAAGATGTTGCTATAGGTTACGAGCTTGCCGGCGTGTGTGGGATGTCTGTTTTAACCGATGAAATCTATTTTGGAGGCACCTTAGACGATTTGATTACCGCTCGCGAACATTGCAACTTACCATTGCTGCGAAAAGAATTTATTATCGACGAGTATCAAATACTTGAAGCCAAAGCGTTTGGTGCAGATGCCATTCTTTTAATCGCTGCCATTTTAACTAGGGCTGAAATAAAACAATTTTCAGAATTAGCAAAAAGCTTAAAACTCGATGTGCTTCTAGAAGTGCATAACGAAGCAGAATTACAAAAATCCATCATGCCAAGTTTAGATCTGTTGGGCGTAAACAACAGAAATTTAAAAACGTTTGAGCTGAGTCTAGAAACAAGCAAAAGCTTAAGCAAACTTATTCCAGACGATTTTGTAAAAGTATCAGAGAGCGGGATTAGCAGTATTGAAGCCATAAAAGAATTAAAGCCCTACGGCTATCAAGGTTTTTTAATCGGTGAAAATTTTATGAAAACAGATAATCCTGGAGCGAGCGCAACAGAATTTATTAAAAGCCTCCTCTAA
- a CDS encoding thioredoxin family protein, with amino-acid sequence MRKSISIIVLTVTVAFLTAFSVANVKPNKGYRIGDVVEDFSLQNIDGAMVSLADYKKAKGFIIIFTCNTCPYAVMYEDRIIALNKKYAHKGYPVIAIMPNNTSLMPGDSFDAMKQRALDKGFTFPYLIDSEQKVYPKFGATKTPHVFILQNRDQGHTLEYIGAIDDNYKDARAVKIKYVENAVDALLEGKAVKTTETKAIGCSIKV; translated from the coding sequence ATGAGAAAAAGTATAAGTATTATAGTTTTAACAGTTACAGTTGCTTTTCTTACCGCGTTTTCAGTAGCTAATGTAAAACCTAACAAAGGCTATAGAATAGGAGATGTGGTTGAAGATTTTTCACTTCAAAATATAGATGGGGCGATGGTCTCGCTTGCAGATTACAAAAAGGCTAAGGGTTTTATTATTATTTTTACTTGCAATACTTGCCCGTATGCCGTGATGTACGAAGATAGAATTATAGCCTTAAACAAAAAATATGCACACAAGGGATATCCTGTAATTGCTATTATGCCTAATAATACCAGCTTAATGCCCGGAGATAGTTTTGATGCTATGAAGCAAAGAGCTCTAGATAAAGGTTTTACATTTCCGTATTTAATCGATTCTGAGCAGAAGGTCTACCCTAAGTTTGGAGCCACAAAAACACCTCATGTGTTTATTTTACAAAATAGAGATCAAGGACATACCCTTGAGTATATTGGAGCCATTGATGATAATTATAAGGATGCCAGAGCTGTAAAAATTAAATATGTTGAAAATGCTGTTGATGCTTTACTGGAAGGAAAAGCCGTTAAAACGACCGAAACCAAAGCTATTGGATGTTCAATAAAAGTGTAG
- the trpA gene encoding tryptophan synthase subunit alpha, with product MNRINQKLQEDKKLLSIYFTAGYPNTNDTVPIIQNLEKNGVDMIEIGLPFSDPLADGPTIQASSTQALKDGMTSELLFNQLKDIRKTVSIPLIIMGYFNPMLQYGVEAFCKKCQETGIDGLIIPDLPVDVYHEKYQAVFEKYGLINVFLITPQTTEERIRYIDSVSNGFIYMVSSASTTGAQAGFGEEQTQYFKRIAEMNLKNPQIIGFGISNNDTFTQATQYAKGAIIGSAFVKHVTKEGIDSIDKFVETILN from the coding sequence ATGAACAGAATAAATCAAAAACTACAAGAAGATAAAAAGTTATTATCCATATACTTTACAGCAGGATATCCAAACACCAACGACACGGTTCCCATTATCCAGAATTTGGAGAAAAACGGCGTTGACATGATAGAAATAGGCTTGCCTTTTAGCGACCCGTTGGCCGATGGTCCCACTATTCAAGCCAGCTCTACACAGGCTTTAAAAGACGGTATGACCAGTGAGCTGCTTTTTAATCAATTAAAAGACATTCGAAAAACGGTGAGTATCCCTTTAATCATTATGGGGTATTTTAACCCTATGCTTCAATACGGTGTGGAAGCGTTTTGTAAAAAGTGCCAAGAAACCGGAATTGATGGTTTAATAATTCCAGATTTACCTGTTGATGTTTACCATGAAAAGTATCAAGCTGTTTTCGAGAAATACGGGTTGATTAATGTATTTTTAATAACACCACAAACCACCGAAGAGCGTATAAGATATATAGATTCGGTTTCAAACGGATTTATTTATATGGTAAGCAGTGCCAGTACCACAGGCGCACAAGCTGGTTTTGGTGAAGAACAAACACAGTATTTTAAACGTATTGCTGAAATGAATTTGAAAAACCCTCAAATTATAGGTTTTGGAATAAGTAACAACGATACCTTCACACAAGCTACGCAATACGCCAAAGGAGCTATTATTGGCAGTGCTTTTGTAAAGCATGTTACCAAAGAAGGCATTGATAGTATTGATAAATTTGTTGAAACAATTTTAAACTAA
- a CDS encoding anthranilate synthase component I family protein, producing the protein MYQLTTHHKKILADTITPVSIYLKIRDKYPNSILLESSDYHANDNSFSYICFNPIASIKVENETISQTFPDGSSKSKNIDDTVCVSDEIHQFTKQFKVDSNEDFKFINNGIFGYMAYDAVRYFEDVTISKKENAIQIPDVYYAVYQNIIAINHFKNEAYIFAHCFNKESNIDAIFHLIKSKNFASYNFESKGSLTSNLTDNAFKKNVELAKKHCARGDVFQLVLSKSFTQAFKGDEFNVYRALRSINPSPYLFYFDYGNFKIFGSSPEAQLIVSDGKAEIHPIAGTFKRTGNDLKDAELAKQLAKDDKENAEHVMLVDLARNDLSRNGSQVTVDTYREVQFFSHVIHLVSKVTGQKHKDTSTMQVVADTFPAGTLSGAPKHRAMQLIEQYEKTSRGFYGGAIGFMDFNGNFNHAIMIRTFLSKNHHLHWQAGAGVVSKSNPENELQEVYNKLGALTHAIKLAEDI; encoded by the coding sequence ATGTATCAACTCACCACACATCATAAAAAAATATTGGCAGATACCATTACGCCGGTAAGTATTTATCTTAAAATTAGAGATAAATACCCCAACAGTATTTTGTTAGAAAGTAGCGATTATCATGCCAACGATAACAGTTTTTCGTATATCTGCTTTAACCCTATAGCCTCTATTAAGGTAGAAAATGAAACGATTTCTCAAACGTTTCCCGATGGCAGTTCTAAGTCCAAAAATATCGATGACACGGTTTGTGTTTCTGATGAAATTCATCAATTCACAAAACAGTTTAAAGTCGATTCAAACGAAGATTTTAAATTTATAAATAATGGCATATTTGGTTATATGGCTTACGATGCGGTTAGATATTTTGAAGATGTGACAATTTCAAAAAAAGAAAACGCCATACAAATTCCCGATGTTTATTACGCAGTTTATCAAAATATTATTGCGATAAATCACTTTAAAAATGAGGCCTATATTTTTGCACATTGTTTTAATAAGGAGAGTAATATTGATGCTATTTTCCACCTCATAAAATCGAAAAATTTTGCCTCCTATAATTTTGAATCTAAAGGAAGTCTAACATCCAATTTAACCGACAACGCCTTTAAAAAAAATGTAGAATTGGCCAAAAAACATTGTGCCCGCGGTGATGTGTTTCAATTGGTTCTTTCAAAAAGCTTCACTCAAGCCTTTAAAGGCGACGAGTTTAATGTATATCGTGCTTTACGCAGCATAAACCCCTCGCCTTATCTGTTTTATTTCGATTACGGCAACTTTAAAATATTTGGTAGCTCGCCCGAAGCCCAACTTATTGTAAGTGACGGCAAAGCCGAAATACATCCCATTGCAGGCACCTTTAAACGTACAGGAAACGATTTAAAAGATGCCGAATTAGCCAAACAATTGGCCAAAGACGATAAAGAAAATGCCGAACACGTCATGCTAGTAGATTTAGCAAGAAACGACTTAAGCCGCAACGGAAGTCAAGTCACCGTAGACACTTACCGCGAAGTTCAGTTTTTTTCGCACGTGATCCATTTGGTAAGTAAGGTTACGGGGCAAAAACATAAAGACACCTCAACCATGCAGGTTGTTGCAGATACCTTTCCTGCAGGTACGTTAAGCGGAGCGCCAAAACATCGTGCCATGCAACTTATTGAGCAATACGAAAAAACAAGTCGAGGTTTTTATGGCGGTGCTATTGGTTTTATGGATTTTAACGGCAATTTTAATCACGCCATAATGATTCGAACCTTTTTAAGTAAAAACCACCATCTGCATTGGCAGGCCGGTGCGGGAGTAGTCTCTAAATCGAATCCAGAAAACGAATTACAAGAAGTATATAATAAACTAGGCGCGCTAACGCATGCTATTAAATTGGCTGAAGACATATAG
- a CDS encoding tRNA (cytidine(34)-2'-O)-methyltransferase, which translates to MALNIVLIEPEIPNNTGNIGRLALASGSKLHLVRPFGFKIDDARLKRAGLDYWQHLSVTYYDNIAQFFEINKDENFAFLSSHGTKNHWDIPFKDNMFLIFGKESVGLPKWLTETHPDKLYKIPLYSTHVRSLNLANAVSVVVYEGLKKMN; encoded by the coding sequence ATGGCTTTAAATATCGTTTTAATAGAGCCCGAAATACCAAATAACACGGGTAATATTGGTAGATTGGCCTTGGCATCGGGCTCAAAATTACACTTGGTTAGACCCTTTGGCTTTAAAATTGACGATGCCAGGTTAAAACGTGCTGGTTTAGATTATTGGCAACATTTGTCGGTCACCTATTATGATAATATCGCGCAATTTTTCGAAATAAATAAAGATGAAAATTTTGCGTTCTTGTCCAGCCATGGCACTAAAAACCATTGGGATATTCCTTTTAAAGATAATATGTTCTTAATATTTGGAAAAGAATCGGTTGGTTTACCCAAATGGCTAACCGAAACGCATCCAGATAAACTGTATAAAATACCATTGTATAGTACCCATGTTAGAAGCTTAAATTTAGCAAATGCCGTGAGTGTTGTGGTTTATGAGGGGTTAAAAAAGATGAATTAA
- a CDS encoding phosphoribosylanthranilate isomerase: MKYQDNIKQVAALQPDYLGFIFYEKSTRHFDKNQIPEIPKSIKKTGVFVDAELDFVLKKIKTHQLQAVQLHGNESPEYCNSLKRHYKEQSNDVISSQKPDVHDLHKKSHHDENLEIIKVFSIKDEFNFDVLKPFEVVCDYFLFDTKGKLPGGNGYTFNWNVLNNYPSTKPYFLSGGIGLEEIENLKTFQQSKASKYCYAIDINSKFEIEPGLKDIEKLRAFKNNKQV; encoded by the coding sequence ATGAAATACCAAGATAATATTAAACAAGTTGCGGCATTGCAACCCGATTATCTCGGTTTTATTTTTTACGAAAAATCGACAAGGCATTTCGATAAAAATCAGATTCCAGAAATACCAAAATCCATAAAAAAAACAGGCGTTTTTGTTGATGCAGAATTAGATTTTGTTTTAAAAAAAATAAAGACGCACCAGTTACAAGCCGTTCAATTACATGGCAATGAATCACCAGAATATTGTAACAGCTTGAAACGCCATTACAAGGAGCAAAGCAACGACGTCATCTCATCGCAAAAACCAGATGTACACGACTTACATAAAAAGTCTCACCATGACGAAAATTTGGAAATCATCAAAGTATTCTCAATTAAAGACGAATTCAATTTTGATGTTTTAAAACCTTTTGAAGTCGTTTGCGATTACTTTTTATTCGATACCAAAGGAAAATTACCAGGAGGCAACGGTTACACCTTCAATTGGAATGTTTTAAACAATTACCCATCCACAAAACCCTATTTTTTAAGTGGTGGTATAGGATTGGAAGAAATTGAAAATCTAAAGACCTTTCAGCAAAGCAAAGCCTCAAAATATTGTTACGCTATCGATATAAACAGTAAATTTGAAATAGAACCAGGATTAAAAGATATTGAGAAATTAAGAGCATTTAAAAACAACAAACAAGTTTAG
- the trpD gene encoding anthranilate phosphoribosyltransferase yields the protein MKQLLNRLINHENISSEEAKQVLVNISNGLYNQSQIASFLTVFMMRSITLEELQGFRAALLELCIPIDLKDFNAIDLCGTGGDGKDTFNISTLSSFVAAGAGIKVAKHGNYGVSSACGSSNVMEHLGIKFSSDEDFLKQTIDKAGICILHAPLFHPAMKNVAPIRRELGVKTFFNMLGPMVNPSFPKNQVVGVFNLELQRLYGYLYQQTDKNYSIVHALDGYDEISLTGKTKVISNQSETLFAPEELGVATIQEDAIFGGNTIDDAAKIFINIISGKGTEAQNNVVFANAGLAIATTKQISHKEGFELAKESLLSGKAKNSLDKLIALSR from the coding sequence ATGAAACAACTACTAAATAGATTAATAAACCACGAAAACATCTCTAGCGAAGAAGCTAAACAAGTTTTGGTAAACATATCTAACGGTTTGTATAACCAAAGCCAAATCGCTTCATTTCTTACTGTTTTCATGATGCGAAGTATCACACTTGAAGAGCTTCAAGGTTTTAGAGCGGCCCTTTTAGAACTATGTATCCCCATCGATTTAAAAGATTTTAATGCGATAGATTTATGCGGTACTGGAGGCGACGGAAAAGACACCTTTAACATCTCAACACTATCTTCTTTTGTAGCTGCGGGGGCAGGTATTAAAGTAGCAAAACACGGTAATTATGGTGTATCTTCTGCCTGCGGCTCATCAAACGTTATGGAACATTTGGGCATTAAATTCTCTAGCGACGAAGATTTCTTAAAACAGACTATCGATAAAGCAGGCATTTGCATTTTGCATGCACCATTATTTCATCCAGCCATGAAAAACGTAGCGCCAATACGTCGTGAATTAGGGGTGAAAACATTTTTTAATATGTTGGGGCCTATGGTAAATCCGTCGTTTCCTAAAAACCAAGTAGTCGGTGTTTTTAATTTGGAGTTACAACGTTTATATGGCTATTTATACCAGCAAACAGATAAAAACTACAGCATTGTACACGCTCTAGATGGCTATGATGAAATATCGCTCACCGGAAAAACCAAAGTGATCTCTAACCAATCGGAAACCTTATTTGCACCGGAAGAGTTAGGTGTAGCAACCATACAAGAAGACGCTATATTTGGAGGAAACACCATTGATGATGCTGCAAAAATATTTATAAACATAATTAGCGGCAAAGGCACTGAAGCACAAAACAATGTTGTTTTTGCCAATGCCGGTTTAGCGATCGCCACCACAAAACAAATAAGTCATAAAGAAGGGTTCGAGCTGGCAAAAGAATCGCTGCTTTCTGGAAAAGCAAAAAACAGTTTAGATAAACTCATAGCGTTAAGCCGTTAA
- a CDS encoding DEAD/DEAH box helicase: protein MSFNALGLSEALLKAISKKGYTSPSPIQQKAIPPILEGKDVLASAQTGTGKTAGFTLPLLHILSENSQERRRAIRALILTPTRELAAQVYANVKEYSEFLDLRSTVIFGGVNQKPQVATIRQGVDVLVATPGRLLDLQNQGLLSLKHVEILVLDEADRMLDMGFLRDIERIMKLMPTKRQNLMFSATFSKDIRKLANGILNHPVRVEATPENTTVEAISQKVYRVAKGLKTDLIIKLISDDNWKQVLVFTRTKHGANKLCKKMVSAGITAAAIHGNKSQGARTKALAGFKSGSVRVLVATDIAARGLDIPLLPHVINFELPNISEDYVHRIGRTGRAGASGQAISLVSADETTFLRDIEKLVGMKIPVEIVEGFEPDPNASTVPIKPGQNRSQRPRNNNKSSSSNRKRDNSKKRPSRQTTRTSSDRRH, encoded by the coding sequence ATGTCATTTAACGCTTTAGGCCTATCCGAAGCCTTGCTAAAAGCTATTAGCAAAAAAGGATACACATCTCCTAGTCCCATTCAACAAAAAGCCATTCCACCAATTTTAGAGGGGAAAGATGTTTTAGCATCGGCACAAACAGGAACTGGAAAAACGGCAGGATTTACATTACCTCTTTTACATATACTTTCTGAAAATTCGCAGGAAAGACGGCGAGCTATTCGTGCTTTAATATTAACACCCACACGCGAACTAGCAGCACAAGTGTATGCTAATGTTAAAGAATATAGTGAGTTTCTAGATTTAAGAAGCACCGTTATTTTTGGCGGCGTAAACCAAAAACCTCAAGTAGCAACCATTCGTCAAGGTGTTGATGTTTTGGTGGCAACTCCAGGCCGTTTATTAGATTTACAAAACCAAGGCTTATTGTCGTTAAAACATGTAGAAATTCTGGTTTTAGATGAGGCCGATAGAATGCTAGACATGGGTTTTTTACGTGATATTGAGCGTATAATGAAGCTAATGCCTACAAAACGTCAGAATTTGATGTTTTCGGCAACCTTTTCAAAAGATATTAGAAAACTGGCAAACGGTATTTTAAATCATCCCGTACGAGTTGAAGCCACCCCAGAGAATACCACAGTAGAGGCGATTAGCCAGAAAGTTTACCGGGTTGCAAAAGGTTTAAAAACGGATTTGATCATCAAATTAATTTCAGACGATAATTGGAAACAAGTATTGGTGTTTACACGAACTAAACACGGTGCGAATAAACTGTGTAAAAAAATGGTAAGTGCCGGTATTACGGCTGCTGCCATACATGGTAATAAAAGTCAAGGTGCAAGAACAAAGGCTTTAGCAGGTTTTAAAAGCGGCAGTGTTCGCGTTTTAGTGGCGACCGATATTGCTGCCCGCGGACTCGATATCCCATTATTACCACACGTTATAAATTTTGAATTGCCTAATATTTCTGAAGATTATGTACACCGTATTGGTAGAACAGGTAGAGCAGGAGCAAGCGGTCAAGCTATATCTTTAGTAAGCGCAGACGAAACTACGTTTTTACGCGATATTGAAAAATTGGTTGGTATGAAAATACCAGTAGAAATTGTTGAAGGTTTTGAACCCGATCCAAACGCATCGACAGTACCTATAAAGCCAGGACAGAACCGTTCTCAAAGACCTCGAAACAATAACAAATCTTCAAGTTCTAATAGAAAAAGGGATAATTCTAAAAAAAGACCAAGTCGCCAAACCACTAGAACGTCTAGCGACAGAAGGCATTAA